A part of Paenibacillus donghaensis genomic DNA contains:
- a CDS encoding ABC transporter ATP-binding protein has product MNAIQVQDLNKTFKVQKNREGLKGAFADLFKREYTEVTAVKDISFTIPQGEICGYIGENGAGKSTTIKMLSGILVPTSGSLSVGGFVPYLEREKFVRNIGVVFGQRSQLWWDIGVIESFQLLRKVYRVPEADFKQRLDELVERLELQDLLNRPVRKLSLGQRMRCELVAALLHNPSIVFLDEPTIGLDIVVKSEIRQFLKDMNRDHGTTILLTTHDLQDIEALCSRVIMLDDGRIIYDGGLEDLKQRWGTGREVLFQFGNATKLSQLERWTEGLPVTWSAENDLGAKVWIPLELNVSDVLGRVVGQADITDIKIIETNTDDIVRSIYQSGSAEKPNEMAAALKGEKEALHV; this is encoded by the coding sequence GCCTCAAAGGGGCCTTCGCTGATTTGTTTAAACGGGAATATACGGAAGTCACCGCCGTCAAGGATATTTCCTTCACCATTCCTCAAGGCGAGATCTGCGGGTACATAGGTGAGAATGGGGCGGGTAAATCGACGACAATCAAGATGCTGAGCGGCATTCTTGTGCCTACCTCTGGCAGCCTGTCTGTCGGAGGTTTCGTCCCTTACCTGGAACGCGAGAAGTTCGTCCGCAACATCGGTGTTGTCTTCGGCCAGCGCAGCCAGCTGTGGTGGGACATCGGGGTAATTGAATCGTTCCAGCTGCTGCGCAAGGTATACCGTGTGCCGGAAGCCGATTTCAAGCAGCGGCTGGACGAGCTGGTGGAGCGGCTGGAACTGCAGGATCTGCTGAATCGTCCGGTCCGCAAGCTTAGTCTGGGCCAACGGATGCGCTGCGAGCTGGTGGCGGCTCTCCTGCACAATCCATCGATTGTGTTCCTGGATGAACCTACGATCGGACTGGATATCGTGGTCAAATCGGAAATTCGCCAGTTTCTGAAGGACATGAACCGCGACCATGGCACCACAATCCTGCTGACCACACATGATCTGCAGGATATTGAAGCGCTCTGTTCACGCGTAATTATGCTGGATGACGGCCGGATTATTTATGACGGCGGGCTGGAGGATCTGAAGCAGCGCTGGGGAACCGGACGCGAGGTGCTGTTCCAATTCGGCAACGCCACGAAGCTGTCCCAGCTCGAGCGCTGGACGGAAGGACTGCCTGTCACTTGGTCCGCCGAGAACGACCTGGGAGCCAAGGTATGGATTCCTCTGGAGCTGAATGTATCAGATGTACTGGGCCGTGTTGTAGGCCAGGCAGACATTACCGATATCAAAATCATCGAGACCAACACCGACGATATCGTCCGTAGCATTTATCAATCCGGCTCTGCGGAGAAACCGAACGAAATGGCAGCTGCGCTTAAGGGTGAGAAAGAGGCCCTGCATGTCTAA
- a CDS encoding ABC transporter permease yields the protein MLGAYLDFIRIRFLTMLAYRVNYYSGILIYSLNIGVNYFTWMAIYGTGQSLGGFTASQMTSYVAVSWMARAFYFNNLDREISTDIRDGSIAIQFIRPYNYVLVKMMQGLGEGMFRFMLFMIPGMGIAMLLFPVELPTELSSWAGFLVMLFFSFLINSQINVITGLSAFFVENNEGMMRMKRVVVDLFSGLIVPISLFPGWLSSVLEVLPFQAITYLPGSVFTGRVQGVGIWNVLGIQVFWFLVLLIPMVWLNHAARRRLFVQGG from the coding sequence CTGCTGGGCGCTTATCTGGATTTCATCCGCATCCGTTTCCTGACGATGCTGGCTTACCGTGTTAACTATTATTCAGGCATCCTGATTTATTCACTGAACATCGGCGTGAATTATTTCACCTGGATGGCCATTTACGGCACCGGCCAATCCTTGGGCGGTTTCACGGCTTCGCAGATGACCTCTTATGTTGCTGTATCCTGGATGGCCCGGGCCTTTTATTTCAACAATTTGGACAGGGAAATCTCAACGGATATCCGCGATGGCAGCATTGCGATTCAGTTCATCCGGCCGTATAACTATGTCCTGGTCAAGATGATGCAGGGACTCGGCGAAGGGATGTTCCGCTTCATGCTGTTTATGATTCCCGGGATGGGTATCGCCATGCTGCTGTTTCCCGTGGAGCTGCCGACTGAACTCTCGTCCTGGGCCGGCTTCCTGGTGATGCTCTTCTTCAGCTTCCTGATCAATTCGCAGATTAATGTGATTACCGGACTGTCCGCCTTTTTCGTGGAAAATAATGAAGGCATGATGCGCATGAAGCGGGTGGTGGTCGACCTGTTCTCCGGACTGATCGTGCCAATAAGCCTGTTTCCGGGCTGGCTCTCCTCCGTACTTGAGGTGCTGCCGTTTCAGGCGATCACCTACCTTCCGGGCTCCGTATTCACGGGTCGTGTCCAAGGCGTCGGCATTTGGAATGTGCTTGGCATCCAGGTTTTTTGGTTTCTGGTCCTGCTGATTCCGATGGTCTGGTTAAATCATGCGGCGCGCCGGCGGCTGTTCGTGCAGGGAGGGTGA